The following nucleotide sequence is from Pseudonocardia sp. C8.
GGCGGCATCCTGGTCGAGCTGCTGCGCGACAGCTGCGTGGCCGCGGCCCCGACCGACCACGAGACGGCGGCGCGAATGCTGCACGGCCTCACGGGCGCCCCGCTGCTCTCCGGTATCCGCGGGGGCCCGGCGCTCGACGTCGAGGTCGTCGTCGACAGCCTGGTGCGGTTGTCCTGGCTCGTGTCCGATCTCGGCGACGAGATCGCCGAGATCGATCTCAATCCGCTGCTCGTGGACGCCGTCGGCGCCGGGGCCTGCGCCGTCGACGCGCTCGTCCTGCTCCGTGAGCGCCGGTAGCGCATCCGTGAGAGAGGAGACGGAGTCCATGGACCGTACCGAGCGAACGACCTTCGACCGTGCCGTACAGGGCATCCTCGCCGACGTCTGGGGTGGACCCGGCTCGGCGGCCACGGGGTGCCTGGACCCGCTGTGGGCTGCGGCCGTCGACGCCGGCTGGCTCGACCTGGCCGGCTCCGGAGCGTTGGGCGCGCTCGTCCGTGCGGCACGCGGCATGGGACGGGTCGCCTGCCCGCTCCCCCTTGCCGACTCCTATGTGGCCGTCGAGCTGCTGGGCGAGCAGCACCCGGCGCTGGGTGCGCGGATCCGGGACGCGGTGGTGCGCCCGCTCGTCGTGTCCGGGCCGGACGTGCTGCGGACGCTCGACGCCGTACCCACTGCGACACATGTCGTCGAGCTACCGCCCACCGGGCCGGCCCGGGTCGTACCGATCGAGTCCTACCGGGTCCGGCCGGGCGTGCCCGTTCCGGCCCTGGCAGAGGCGCAGGTCGGGGAACCGGAGCTCGAGGCCGAGGTCTCCGATGCGCAGCGCCGGCACGCGTTCGCCGTCCTGCGTCTGGCGCTCGCCGCCCGGGCGATCGCGGCCGCCGAGCGGAGCCTCGAGCTTGCGACGGAGCACGCCATGGTCCGCCACCAGTTCGGCCGTCCGATCGGCAGCTTCGGCGCAGTACAGCAGCGGATCGCCGACTCGCACATCGACGCCAGGGCCGCGGGCCTGCTGATCGAGGAAGCGATCCGTCTGTCCCCCTCCGGGCATGGCGCAGGGAGCGGCGACGCCGGCGTGGACGCGTCCGAACGGTGGCTGCTCGCTGTCGCTCTCGCGGTCGAGCACGCCCGGACGGCGGCCTCGCACGTGCAGTTCGGCGCCCAGCACACGTTGGGCGCCATCGGGTTCTTCGACGAGCACGAAGCCCCCTGGCTGTTCCGGCGGGTCCACACCGACATCGCCCGCCTCCTCGACCTTCCGGCCGAGTCGGTGGCGGACCGGCTTCTCGGCGCCGACCGGTCACTGCCGCCGGTCGACCTCGACGCCGGCGCCGCGGAGTTCCGGCACCAGTTGCGCACGTTCCTGTCCGAGTCCGGACTCCGCCGGCACGCACCACAGCCCTTCATCGACGATCCGGACACGGTCCGGACCCTCGCCGATGCGAACCTGTTCGGCCTGGCGTGGCCACCTGAGCACGGAGGTCGCGGGCTGCGCGGGGCCGAGCAGGCCGTCCTGATGGAGGAGGTCGGCTACGGCCGGGTGGCGGCCTCCGCCGCCCTCAACGCAGTGATGTTCCTCGGCGACGCGATCATCCGGTTCGGCTCCGCGGCCCAACGTGACACGTTCCTGCCGCTCATCCGTCAGGGACGGCTCCGCTTCTGCCTGGGCTACAGCGAGCCGGAAACCGGCTCGGACCTCGGCGGGCTCGTGACCCGGGCGGTCCGTGACGGGGACGGCTGGGTGGTGAACGGCCAGAAGACATGGACCACCCGGGCCCACGAGTCGGACTGGATCTGGCTCGCGGTGCGTACCGACCCGGACCGCTCCAAGCGGCATGCGGGAATCAGCGTCTTCCTCGTCCCCCTCAGCACCCCGGGCATCACCGTCAAGCAGCACCGCTCGCAGGCCGGCGAGGTCTCCTGCAGCGTGTTCCTCGACGAGGTCCGCGTCGCCGACGACGCCCGGATCGGTGACGTGTCGGCCGGCTGGTCCGTCATCACGACCGCCCTGGCCGGTGAACGCGTCGCGATGGGGGCCGTCACCGGATCGCTGCACGCCCTGCTGGACGAGCTGCTCACCCTCCTTCGTCGCGAACCGGAACTCGCGGGACCGCCCGGATCGGTGAAGCGGGCCCACGTCACGACCCTCGCGACCCGGCTCCAAGCAGCACGTCTCCTGGTACGCGACGCCGTGGAGGCGATCACCGCCGGCACCGGGAGCCGGATCGAGGCACCCATGGCCGGCGTGATGGGCGGGGAGCTCGCCGAGCAGTTCGGCCGGACGGTTCCTGAGCTCCTCGGCCCGCAAGCGCTGCTGGAGGACGCGCCGGGGAACGGCACATTCGGCCACAACCTGCTGCTGTCCGTCAAGTATGTGGTGGGCGGTGGCACGAACGACGTCCTCCGGGGGCTCATCGCCCGCGGTCTCGGACTGCCGCGCTAGCACGGGAGGAACGTCCATGCCGTCACACCGGCACGCCGCCATCTCCGGGGTCGGGCAGACCGAGTTCTCCTCGTCCAGCGGCCGGAGCACGGTCCGGCTCGCCTACGAGGCGATCAGCGCGGCCGCCCGGGACGCGGGGATCTCCACCTCGCAGATCGACGGGATCGTGCCGTTCCCCATGGGGCCCACGAGCGAGGACCTCATGCCGCTGCTGGGCACCGTCGACGTCAGGTTCACCGCGGTGCCGCACCTGGGCGGCGCCAGCAGCACGGCGGGCCTGCGGCTTGCCGCGCTCGCCGTCGAGAACGGGACCGCCGAGAACGTCGCCGTGTTCGTCGCGCGCAACGGCCGCTCCGGCGAGCGCATCGACCAGCGCGTACGCCAGCTCACCGGGCAGCTCTACCGCCAGCAGCTGGAGTACGTCCACGGGATGAACACCCCCGCCCAGTGGTACTCGCTGCTCTGCCGACGCCACATGCACGAGTTCGGCACGACCCGCGAGGCACTCGGGACCGTCGCCCTGACGATGCGCCGGCACGCCCAGCTCAACGAGCACGCGCAGATGCACGGTCGTGAGCTGACCTGGGAGCAGTACCTGTCCGCCCCGGTGATCGCCGACCCCTACCTGAGGTACGACTGCTGCCTGGAGACGGACGGTGCCGCGGCGGTGATCGTCAGCTCGGTCGCGCGGGCACGCGACGCCGTGCACGCGCCGGTCCGGATCGCTTCGGTGGTCGAGGGGCACCCGGACTCGGCCGACGACCTCGCGAACCGGCGCGACTTCTTCAACACCGGCCTCACCAAGGCCGCGCCCCGCGGGTTCGGCATCGCCGGCCTCACGCCCGCCGACGTCGACGTCGCGCTCGTGTACGACTGCTTCACCTTCGAGGTGATCCAGCAGCTGGAGGAGGCCGGATTCTGCGACCGCGGTGAGGGTGGGCCGTTCGTCACCGAGGGCAACATCGCGCTGGACGGATCCCTGCCGGTGAACCCGCACGGCGGGCTGCTCTCCGAGGGGCACGTGGCCGGGATGAACCACGTCGTCGAGGCCGTGCACCAGTTGCGGAACGGCTGCGGCGCCCGGCAGGTACCGGGCGCACGCGTCGCCGCCGTGACCGGCTGGGGCGATCTGGGCGACGGCGCACTCGCCCTCCTGACCTCCGACTGAGGGAGAAGCATGACGACCGACAGCGAACTCGCGGGCTACCACGCCGGTCTCGCCGCCGGTGAGCTCCGCGCACCGTGGTGCCTGGCCTGCGAGCGGTTCTCCTGGCCACCGCGCCCCGTCTGCCCCCACTGCACGGCCGGCCACGTCGAGTGGCGACCGCTGGAACGCTCCGCGAGCCTGTTCACCTGGACCGTGGTCGGGCGTTCCACCCTGCCCGAGTTCCACGGCACCGAGCCGTACGCGGTCGGTGTCCTGGACTTCGAGGACGCCGGCATCCGCGTGGTCGGCTACATCGACGCGTCCCCCGACGAGCTCTACATCGGCGCGCCGATGACTCTGCAGGTCCGGCCACGCGGCTCGCTCGGACCGCAGGCCTGCTGGCGCATCGAGGAGGACGGATGAGCCTCCTGGCACCGGAGGCGCACGACTGGGTCGGGCGCTCCGAGACCTACGCCCCGTACCCGGTGACCCGCACCGACATCGCCCGGTACTGCCACGTCCTCGGCCTGGACGACGCGGTGTACCTCGACCCCGGGGCCGCGCGCGCGGCCGGCCATCCGGACGTCGTCGCCCCACCGGGCTACCACATGGTCATCCGGCACGCGATGCCGAACGTGCGGCCGCTGGCCGACCTGGCTCCGGACGGCGGCAGCCCCGACCTCACCCCGCCCAGCTCGGCGACCCGGCGGATGGCCGGCGAGACCACCACCGACTTCCTGTCCGACATCCACGCCGGGAACGAGATCACCCTGACCAAGACCCTGACCGCGGTGACCGAGAAGGCCGGGCGTTCCGGCCCGCTCGGCCTCGTCACCTACCAGCTGGACTACCGGACCGCCGCGGGCGAGCTCACGGTCCGCGAGACCTACGTCCGGATCCTCCGATGACGGCCCCCGCACCCGGGGTCGGGGACCCGCTTCCCTCGTTCAGCGTCGTCGCCGACGAGGTCCGCCTCTTCTGCTACTCGGCGCTCACCTGGAACCCGCACCGGATCCACTACGACGCTCCGTACGCGGTCGAGCGGGAGGGGTACCCCGGCCTGGTCGTTCACGGGCCGTTCATGAGCGGGCTGCTCCTCCGCGGAGCACAGCAGTGGGTCGCCGGCCGAGGCCGGATCACCGGTGCCCGCAGCCGGTCGTCGGTTCCGGCATTCAGCGGCGAGTCGCTCACCTTCGTCGGGGAGGTCACCGGTGTCGACGGGGATCTCGCCGAGCTGAGCGTGCGGCTGCTGCGTTCCGACGGCGCGGCGGCGTGCGAGGGCACGGTGCACGTCCGTCTCACCTGTCCCTCCTCGTCGACTCCCGGGAGCACACCATGCACACCGCCTTCAGGACGATGATCGGGCGCGAGTACCCGATCGTGGCCTTCAGCCACTGCCGCGACGTCGTGGCGGCCGTGTCGCGCGCCGGAGGGCTCGGCGTGCTCGGAGCCTCCCGGTACACGCCCGAGGAGCTGGAGGCCGAGCTCGACTGGCTGGACCGGGAGGCCGGCGACGCCGGCTACGGCCTCGACTTCCTGCTGCCCGCACGGTTCGACACCGATCCGCCGCCGCCCGACGAGCTGCCGGTGGAGCACCGGGAGTTCGTCGACACGTTGCTGGAGCGGTACGAGGTACCCGAGCTCACCGACTGGCAACGCGCCGAGGTCGTCGCCGAGCAGGAGAAACGGCGCACCATGGTGTCCGCGGCCCGGGAGATGTGGGAGCTCGCCGCGGGACGTCCGATCCGGCTCTACGCCAGCGCACTCGGCGCCCCGCCACCGGAGTTCGTCGCCGCCGCCCACGAGCGCGGCGCGATCATCGGGGGGCTGGCCGGGTCGGTACGGCATGCCGAGCGGCAGAAGGCCGCGGGGGTCGACTTCGTCGTCGCCGCGGGTACCGAGGCGGGCGGCCACTGCGGCGAGATCGCGACCATGGTCCTGACCCCCGACGTCGTGGACGTCATGGGGTCGACTCCGGTGCTGGCGGCCGGTGGCATCGGGACCGGCCGTCAGATGGCGGCGGCGCTCGCGCTGGGCGCCCAGGGGGTGTGGACGGGGTCGATCTGGCTGAGCACGCGCGAGGCCGAGACCCATCCGGTGGTCCTGGACAAGATGCTCCGCGCCGGCGCCGGCGACGCCGTGCGGTCCCGGGCGAGCACCGGCAAGTTCGCCCGTCAGCTCCGCTCGGCCTGGACCGACGAGTGGGCCGATCCGGCCGGCCCCGAACCGCTCGGTATGCCCGACCAGTTCCGGCTGATCGCCGAGGCCAAGGCCCGGATCGACCGGTCCGCCCACCGGTCCCCCGGGGCCGAGAAGCTGGTGAACTACTACGTCGGCCAGCTCGTGGGCCGCATGACGCGGACGACGACCGTGCGGGAGGTCGTCGAGGGATTCGTACACGAGTACGTCGAGGCCGTGGAACGCCTCGGGTCGATCAGCGGACTCGACCCGGGGTGAGACGGCACCGGTGACGTCAGCGTCTCGCGTGCCCGGGACCGGCCCCCGGGTGGGCGGTCGGCGGCAGCACGTCGGTCAGGAACTCCCCGATGACCGCGAGGCCGTCGGTGTGCCAGCTCTCGGTCGGCATCTGCAGGAAGCCGTGGGGCGCATCCTCGACCTCGACGTAGGAGTGCACGACGCCGCGGTCCGTCAGCTGCTTCGCCAGGGCCCGGCTCTCCCCCACCAGCGGGTCACGCCGACCGACGAGCACCAGTGTCGGGGGGAACCCGGCGCAGTGCCGTTCCGGGTGGAGTCGGGGATCGTCGACGAGCCGGCGGGCGTCGACCGGGTCGAGATAGAGCTGCGAGTCGGGGTCCGGCCCGCCCACGAGGCCGGAGAGCAGCGGGAGCGCGCGGTGGACGTCGTAGATCCCGTACGCCAGGACCGCGGCCGAGCAGCCCTCGGCACCGAGTGCCAGCGCCGCCGCGGCGAGGTTGGCTCCGGCCGAGTCCCCGGCCACCACCATGCGGTCCGGGTCCCCTCCCCACGTCGAGGCGTGACGCCGGGCCCACTCGATCGCATCCGTCGTGTCGTCGACGGCGGCGGGGAACCGGTGCCGCGGAGCGCGCCGGTAGTCGACGACGACCACCACCAGGCCCAGCCCGGCGATGTCACGGGCGAGTCGCCGGTGGGTGCTCGGTGCCCCGAGCACCCACCCGCCCCCGTGCAGGTACACCAGCACCGGGAGTGGTCCGGCGGTGGCGGGCCGGTAGACGTCCGCGGTGACGTCCCACCCGGCGACCTGCCGGATCGGGACACGGCGGCCGACGAGGAGGCCGGCGTCGGCGTTCTGGTTCGTGTACGGGTCCGCGGCCGCCAGCACGTCGAGCGCCGTGCGGCCTGCCGGTGGGGCCAGGGTGGTCTGGAACCGGAGCAGGTCCGCCGGGAGCAGGATGTCGTCGGGAGCGGCCATCAGCGGGTCATCGCTTGTCGGGGACACCGCGGTAGGTCCGCCACGTCGGCGCGACGAGCCACCCCGCGTCGACGGGGAGGTTGATGCCCGTGATCGCCGAGGCCGCGTCGGAGGCCAGGAAGCACACGGCGTCCGCGACCTCCTCGGTCTGCACCATGCGTCCGAGCGCGGACGACTCCATCAGGTTCGACGGGTCCCGCTGCCCGTCGTCGATCTGCTCCTGCAGGAGCGGGGTGAGCACGTACCCGGGTGACACCGAGTTCACCCGGACGCCGGAGCGTCCCCACTCGGTCGCCAGGTCCGCGGACATCGCGATGACGGCGGCCTTCGCGGGCGTGTAGGAGTGCAGCGGCATCGACCGCATGCCGGCGATGGAGGCGATCGTCACGATGCTCCCGCCGCCCCGCACCGCCATCCTGCGGCCCACGGCGACCGCGCAGAGCCACGTCCCCCGCAGGTCCACGTCCTGGACCCGGTCCCAGACCGACTGCTCCAGCTCCTCCGGCGGGTGCGGGGGCTGGGTGATCCCGGCCGAGGTCACCAGCACGTCGACCGGACCGGCAGCCTCCTCGGCCGCCGCGACCCCGGCCGACACCGACGCCTCCGAGGTCACATCGAGCTCGAGCGCGTGCCCCCCGACCTCACCCGCGATCTCGCGGGCCTTCGGCACGTCGATGTCGGCGACGACCACCGATGCCCCGGTCGCGGCCGCTCGGCGGCAGACGGCCGCTCCGATGCCGCTCGCGCCACCGGTGACGAGCACGACGCGCCCGGCCAATGTGGAGTTCATGAGACCGCTCCGATCCGTTCGCGGGAGCCGACGTGGAACTCGGCGAGGTCCGGCTCCCTGGTCATGTACCAGTAATCGATCAAGCGCCACGGGGTGTTGGTCACGACCCGCCCGGCCGCGTTGCGGTACCAGGTCGACATGCCCGGGTGCGTCCAGATCATCCGGGAGTGGGCCTCGTCGACGCGCTCGTTGTACGCGGTGCAGACGTCCGCGCGGACCTCGACGCTGTCCAGCCCGGACTCGATCATCCGGACGAGCAGGCGGGTGATGTACCCGACCTGGCACTCGGTGTGGAAGATGACGCTCCCCCCGTGCCCGAGGTTGGTGTTGGGCCCGTAGAGGAGGAAGAAGTTCGGGAAGTCGGGCACCGAGATACCGAGGTGGGCGTAGGCGTCGTCGTCGCCCCAGATCTCGCGGAGCGAGCGACCCGATCGGCCGCGGACGTCCATCGGGTAGAGCATCCGCCGGCTCTGGAAGCCGGTCGCCAGGACGAGCACGTCGGCCTCGTGCCGGCTGCCGTCGGCGAGGACCAGGGTGTTGCCCTCGATCTCCTGCACCCCGGCCGTCTCCAGGGAGACGTCGTCGCGGCGGAGGGTCTCGAACCAGCGGTTGTCGATGAGGATCCGCTTGCCGTAGGGCGGATAGGTCGGCAGCACCTTGTCGAGCAGCTCGTCCTCGTGCCCCACGATCTCGCTCATCAGGTGCTTCACCAGGAAGGCCCGGTGCTTGTCGTTCGTCCTGTTCACCGCCCGATCCGGATGCGGCCAGTCCGGATCGATCTGCAGGGTCGGGTGGAGCTTGTCCTGGTACATCCACAGCAGACGGAGCCGGTACCACGCTGCGTACCAGGGCACCTGGTCCATGAGCAGCTGCGTGGCGGGGCTGAGCTCGCGGAGGTAGTTGTCGTTCGGGACGGCCCACTGCGCGGAGCGTTGAAAGATCGTCGTGTGCGCGGGTGTGCCGGCGATGGCGGGGACGATCTGCATCGCGCTGGCACCGGTACCGAGCACCGCCACGCGCTTGCCCGTCAGGTCGACCTCGTGGTCCCACCGGGCACTGTGGAACACCGGTCCGGGGAAGTCCGCGAGCCCGGGGATGTCGGGCCGGGCCGGCCGGTTGAGCTGACCGACCGCGCTGATCACCACGTCGGCACGGATCTCCTCGCCGGCGTGAGGATCGTCGGCCGGACCGTCGCCCTCCGCGGCGGGTCGCACCGTGACCCGCCAGTTCCGGGCCTCGTCGTCCCAGACGGCGGCCGTGACCTCCGTCCGGAACCGGATGTGCTCCAGCAGGCCCCGGTCCCGTGCACATCGCCGGAGGTACTCGAGGATCTCGGGCTGTTTCGCGAAGTAGCGGCTCCAGCCGTACTGCTGGGCCCAGGAGTACGAGTACAGGTGACTCGGGGTGTCGACGCCCGCTCCCGGGTAGGAGTTCTCCAGCCACACCCCGCCGACCCGGTCGTGCCGTTCGATCACGGTGAACGGGATGCCGAGTGCCTTCAGGGCGGCCGCGGCGCAGACACCTCCTTCGCCGGCACCGATGACGACCACGTGGAGATCCTCGCGGCGAGCCGGTGGCTCGTCGCCCGGCCAGGACGCGGAACGATCGACGAACCCGCCCTCCTCGGCCAGTGCCGGACCGTACTCCGGCGGCACGGTCTCACCGAGGGACAAGGACAACCAGTCGACGATCTCGTCCTGCCCGGGCGGTGCACCGGGTTCCAGAGCGCCGTCCCGCACCGCGGTGAGGACGTCGAAGGCACGCTCACGCACCTCGCGCCGGCGTTCCTCGGGCAACCCGGCCGAGTCGTTGTCGTTGGTCGCCACCGTGCGGCTGGGGCGGTAGGGGCCGTCCAGCCACGACCGGTCACCGGTCAGGTGCGCCAGCACGAGGAGCAGTGTCGGGATGTTGGCGTCCTCGAGCGCCGCTCGCAGCTCACCGTCCTGCGCCGAGATCGTGCGCGTCGTTGCCGTCATGTCGCTCCCTGTCTTGTGAACCACCGCGGCCCGGGCCTAGGCTCGGCATGATTTCATAGAACGATTGGTACACGAAACCCCGCGGCGGTCACAAGCGCGCGGCCGCCACCCGCACAGGGAGGTGCGATGCCCACGCCCGTCCACCGCGAGTACGGCCGATGACCGACCCGGTCCTCAACCTCGCCACCGTCCTGGACCACAACACCGCGCGACGACCTCGGCAGGTCGTCCTCACCGATGGCGACCGCCGGCTGACCAACGAGGAGCTGAGCGAGCGGGTCCACGCCCTCGCGGCCGGGCTCGGTGCGGCCGGGATCGGCCGGGGCGACGTCGTCGCGGTCCTGCTGTACAACCACGTCGAGTTCCTCGAGACCGTGATCGCCGTCAGCCGGCTCGGCGCCGTGCTGCTCCCCCTCAACTACAGGTTGGCCGCCCAGGAGTGGTCGTACATCCTCGGCAACGCGGAGGCCGCCTGCCTGGTGACCGAAGCGGAGTTCCTGCCCGCCGTCGAACCGGTCCTCGGCGGCCTTCCGGCCCTGCGGACGAGGGTGCTGCTCGACGCGGCACGCGACGGCTGGCCGGCCTATCGCGATCTCGTCGACGCGCACCGCGGCGCCCGCGTCCCGATCGCGGAGACGCGCGCCGACGACCTGCACCGGCTGATGTACACCTCCGGGACCACCTCGCGCCCCAAGGGGGTGCAGATCACCCACGGGAACGTGGCGTGGAAGAACTTCGCCCACATCATCGAGTTCGGCCTGAACCGCGACGACCGGACGCTGGTGTGCGGCCCGCTCTACCACGTGGGGGGCCTCGACCTGCCGGGGACGGGAACCTGGCACGCCGGCGGCGCGATCGTCCTGCTCCGGCGCTTCGACGCCGCCGAGGTGGTCGACACGATCGAACGCGAACGTCCGACGGTCGTGTGGCTCGCGCCGGCGATGATGATCGCGATCCTGCAGCTTCCCGGCGTCGCCGCACGGGACCTGAGCTCGGTCCGACTGATCATCGGCGGCGGCGAGAAGATGCCGGAACCCCTCGTCCGGCACGTGCTCGACACCTTCCCCGGCGTGTGGTTCGCCGATGCCTACGGGCTCACCGAGACCGTGTCCGGGGACACCGTCAACGACGCCGGCCACATGCTCGACAAGGTCGGGTCGGTCGGTCGGCCGGTTCCGCACCTGGAGGTCCGGATCGTCGCCGACGACGGCACGGAGGCCGGGCCGGGCGAGGTCGGCGAGATCGCCCTGCGCGGCCCGAAGGTCACCTCGGGCTACTGGCGCGACCCGGAGGCAACCGCACGGTCGTGGCGTGACGGGTGGTTCCACACCGGGGACGTGGGCCGACTCGACGACGACGGCTACCTCTACGTGGAGGACCGCAAGAAGGACATGATCGTCTCGGGCGGCGAGAACATCGCCACCCCGGAGGTCGAACGCGTGCTGTTCGAGCACGCCGACGTCGTCGAGGCCGCGGTCGTCGGCATGCCGCACGAACGCTGGGGCGAGGTCCCGCGCGCCTTCGTCGTCCTGCGGCCCGGAGCCGCTCCCGACCCGGCCGGTCTCCGCACCTTCTGCCGCGAGCACCTGGCGCGGTTCAAGGTGCCGGCCGAGTTCGTCGTCGTGCCCGAACTCCCGCGGACACCGTCGGGCAAGGTCCTCAAACGGGACCTGCGGGCCGTCCCGTCCGCGCAGCGGACCGACGCCACCGGCCCGTGACGGCTGTGGGCGGGAACCCCACCGTCGCGCGGTCAGGAGTGGGTGATCTCCACGTGGTCGCCCGCCGACCGTGCGGCCTATGGTCCCGATCACACGGCCGCCCCAGGGGGCTGTCGTCTTTCCCACCGGATGTCCACGCAGCGACGCGTGCGGAGGAGGTACTCGTGAGCGAAGCCCGATCAGCACCCGCCCCGGGAATCGACGTCGAGCGTGAGTCGGTCACCGCGGACGAGCTCGCGGAGCTCGGCGTCGACCTCGCCGACCACCCCGGTTCGACCGCGGCCGACTTCAAGCGCTACCCGGTTCTCAGCGAGGGTGGCTGGTACGTCGTGGTCAAGCACCAGCCGACGCTGACCACGGTCGACAAGCGGAAGTGGACCCTGCTGGGTCCGGTGAAACTCGTCTCCGAGGGCCTCCACTTCTCCTGAGCCACACGGTCGAGAGGACGACACAGCATGAGCATGATCGGAGTCGACGTCGGCGGGACCTTCACCGACGTGGTGGTCATCGAGGACGGTCGGATCACGACCGTCAAGGTCTCCACCGACGTGCACAACACCCACCTCGGCGTGCTGCAGGGGGCCGAGGAAGCCGGTGCCGGCCGGGCGACCGTCTTCAACCACGCCAGCACGCACGGCCTCAACGCCGTCATCACCCGCAAGCTCCCCAAGATCGCGTTCCTGACCACGCTGGGACACCGCGACATCATCGACATCGGTTCGAACTATCGCCCTCTGACCGCGCTCACCGACGCCGGCTGGCGACGGGGCTTCGGGGACGCGGCCCGGCCGCTGGTGCCGCGCTACCTGCGGCGGGGGATCCGGGAGCGGCTGACCGCCGACGGCGGCGTGCTCATCCCCCTCGACGAGGAGCACGCCCGGGCCGAGCTGGCGGTGCTGCGCCGCTGCGACGTCCAGGGCGTTGCCATCTGCCTGATCAACAGCTATGTCAACCCCCACCACGAGGAGCGGCTGCGCGAGCTGGTGCGCGACGAGCTCGGCGACATCCCGGTGTCGATCTCCAGCGAGACCTCGCCGCTGGCCAAGGAGTGGGCCCGCGCGTCGACCACCACGATCGACGTGTTCATGAAGCTGATCTACGGCGACTACACCCGCAAGCTCGGCGACGGACTCCGTGACCTGGGCTTCTCCGGCAGCTTCAACTACGCGAACTGCGCGGCCCAGCTCATGGACGCCGACATCGCGATGGAGCAGCCCTTCGAGATCGTGTTCGCGGGCCCGGCGGCGGGCACCGTGGCGAGCGCGCACTTCGGCACCCTCATCGACCGCGGCAACCTGCTCTGCGCCGACGTGGGCGGGACGTCGTGCGACATCAGCATGGTCTCCGGCGGCAAGCCCTACGTGAACTCCACCTTCGTCCTCGAGGACGACCTGATCGTCAATGCACTGTCCAACGAGGTCGACAGCATCGGCGCCGGCGGCGGCAGCCTGGTCACCATCAGCCCGCGCGGCGGCGAGGTCCTCGTCGGCCCGGGCAGCGCGGGCGCCGACCCCGGTCCGGCGTGCTACGGGAAGGGCGGTACGCAGCCGGCCACGACCGACACGCTGGTCATGATGGGCGTGATCGACCCGGCGTCCTTCGCCGGTGGCCGCCTCACCCTCGACCCGGCCCTGTCCCGGCGGGCGTTCGAGGACCTCGACACCCCGCTCGGGTTCGACCAGCGTGTCCGGTACGCGTTCAACATCGGGGTCAACAACGTCGCCGAGGGCATCACCAACATCGCGATCAAGCACGGGATCGATCCGCGCG
It contains:
- a CDS encoding acyl-CoA dehydrogenase family protein, giving the protein MDRTERTTFDRAVQGILADVWGGPGSAATGCLDPLWAAAVDAGWLDLAGSGALGALVRAARGMGRVACPLPLADSYVAVELLGEQHPALGARIRDAVVRPLVVSGPDVLRTLDAVPTATHVVELPPTGPARVVPIESYRVRPGVPVPALAEAQVGEPELEAEVSDAQRRHAFAVLRLALAARAIAAAERSLELATEHAMVRHQFGRPIGSFGAVQQRIADSHIDARAAGLLIEEAIRLSPSGHGAGSGDAGVDASERWLLAVALAVEHARTAASHVQFGAQHTLGAIGFFDEHEAPWLFRRVHTDIARLLDLPAESVADRLLGADRSLPPVDLDAGAAEFRHQLRTFLSESGLRRHAPQPFIDDPDTVRTLADANLFGLAWPPEHGGRGLRGAEQAVLMEEVGYGRVAASAALNAVMFLGDAIIRFGSAAQRDTFLPLIRQGRLRFCLGYSEPETGSDLGGLVTRAVRDGDGWVVNGQKTWTTRAHESDWIWLAVRTDPDRSKRHAGISVFLVPLSTPGITVKQHRSQAGEVSCSVFLDEVRVADDARIGDVSAGWSVITTALAGERVAMGAVTGSLHALLDELLTLLRREPELAGPPGSVKRAHVTTLATRLQAARLLVRDAVEAITAGTGSRIEAPMAGVMGGELAEQFGRTVPELLGPQALLEDAPGNGTFGHNLLLSVKYVVGGGTNDVLRGLIARGLGLPR
- a CDS encoding transporter, with the translated sequence MPSHRHAAISGVGQTEFSSSSGRSTVRLAYEAISAAARDAGISTSQIDGIVPFPMGPTSEDLMPLLGTVDVRFTAVPHLGGASSTAGLRLAALAVENGTAENVAVFVARNGRSGERIDQRVRQLTGQLYRQQLEYVHGMNTPAQWYSLLCRRHMHEFGTTREALGTVALTMRRHAQLNEHAQMHGRELTWEQYLSAPVIADPYLRYDCCLETDGAAAVIVSSVARARDAVHAPVRIASVVEGHPDSADDLANRRDFFNTGLTKAAPRGFGIAGLTPADVDVALVYDCFTFEVIQQLEEAGFCDRGEGGPFVTEGNIALDGSLPVNPHGGLLSEGHVAGMNHVVEAVHQLRNGCGARQVPGARVAAVTGWGDLGDGALALLTSD
- a CDS encoding Zn-ribbon domain-containing OB-fold protein encodes the protein MTTDSELAGYHAGLAAGELRAPWCLACERFSWPPRPVCPHCTAGHVEWRPLERSASLFTWTVVGRSTLPEFHGTEPYAVGVLDFEDAGIRVVGYIDASPDELYIGAPMTLQVRPRGSLGPQACWRIEEDG
- a CDS encoding MaoC family dehydratase N-terminal domain-containing protein, whose product is MSLLAPEAHDWVGRSETYAPYPVTRTDIARYCHVLGLDDAVYLDPGAARAAGHPDVVAPPGYHMVIRHAMPNVRPLADLAPDGGSPDLTPPSSATRRMAGETTTDFLSDIHAGNEITLTKTLTAVTEKAGRSGPLGLVTYQLDYRTAAGELTVRETYVRILR
- a CDS encoding nitronate monooxygenase, producing the protein MHTAFRTMIGREYPIVAFSHCRDVVAAVSRAGGLGVLGASRYTPEELEAELDWLDREAGDAGYGLDFLLPARFDTDPPPPDELPVEHREFVDTLLERYEVPELTDWQRAEVVAEQEKRRTMVSAAREMWELAAGRPIRLYASALGAPPPEFVAAAHERGAIIGGLAGSVRHAERQKAAGVDFVVAAGTEAGGHCGEIATMVLTPDVVDVMGSTPVLAAGGIGTGRQMAAALALGAQGVWTGSIWLSTREAETHPVVLDKMLRAGAGDAVRSRASTGKFARQLRSAWTDEWADPAGPEPLGMPDQFRLIAEAKARIDRSAHRSPGAEKLVNYYVGQLVGRMTRTTTVREVVEGFVHEYVEAVERLGSISGLDPG
- a CDS encoding alpha/beta hydrolase, with product MAAPDDILLPADLLRFQTTLAPPAGRTALDVLAAADPYTNQNADAGLLVGRRVPIRQVAGWDVTADVYRPATAGPLPVLVYLHGGGWVLGAPSTHRRLARDIAGLGLVVVVVDYRRAPRHRFPAAVDDTTDAIEWARRHASTWGGDPDRMVVAGDSAGANLAAAALALGAEGCSAAVLAYGIYDVHRALPLLSGLVGGPDPDSQLYLDPVDARRLVDDPRLHPERHCAGFPPTLVLVGRRDPLVGESRALAKQLTDRGVVHSYVEVEDAPHGFLQMPTESWHTDGLAVIGEFLTDVLPPTAHPGAGPGHARR
- a CDS encoding SDR family NAD(P)-dependent oxidoreductase; this encodes MNSTLAGRVVLVTGGASGIGAAVCRRAAATGASVVVADIDVPKAREIAGEVGGHALELDVTSEASVSAGVAAAEEAAGPVDVLVTSAGITQPPHPPEELEQSVWDRVQDVDLRGTWLCAVAVGRRMAVRGGGSIVTIASIAGMRSMPLHSYTPAKAAVIAMSADLATEWGRSGVRVNSVSPGYVLTPLLQEQIDDGQRDPSNLMESSALGRMVQTEEVADAVCFLASDAASAITGINLPVDAGWLVAPTWRTYRGVPDKR